The following proteins are encoded in a genomic region of Zea mays cultivar B73 chromosome 9, Zm-B73-REFERENCE-NAM-5.0, whole genome shotgun sequence:
- the LOC100193350 gene encoding WAT1-related protein At4g01440-like: MSGMAARIGEWKPVMAMLIFDLISAVTTALIKKALQEGLDRLVLITLRQLVATVFLAPIAYFRERSTRPKLTLEILVYLFFSAAFGAALSQYTFFYGLQYTTATFAITFTNVAPVLTFLIAVLLRVESLSMKNKAGAAKIAGTLTSFAGVMLLTLYKGVSLTHHQAGEASPEDHSLGAAAASPSDRKSWTLGTLALLANCLCFSFWLLLQSRLTKKYPALYSSTAYMFLISSMQGGALTAAIQRRASVWLLTRPIEIVTVLYTGIMGSGVGYVLMTWCVEKRGPVFTSAFIPVIQIMVAMVDFFFLHENLYLGSVLGSILLILGLYILLWGKKRDASSSAAAKEEEDGEKEDEEEEDKEKQVRS; encoded by the exons ATGTCGGGGATGGCGGCGCGCATCGGCGAGTGGAAGCCGGTGATGGCGATGCTCATCTTCGACCTCATCTCCGCCGTGACGACGGCCCTGATCAAGAAGGCGCTGCAGGAGGGGCTGGACCGCCTGGTGCTTATCACGCTGCGGCAGCTCGTGGCCACCGTCTTCCTCGCGCCGATCGCCTACTTCAGAGAGCG GAGCACGAGGCCTAAGCTGACACTGGAGATCCTAGTCTACCTCTTCTTCAGCGCAGCGTTTGG CGCCGCTCTCTCCCAGTACACCTTCTTCTACGGGCTGCAGTACACCACCGCGACGTTCGCCATAACTTTCACCAACGTGGCTCCTGTGCTCACTTTCCTCATTGCAGTCTTGCTAAG GGTGGAGTCACTGAGCATGAAGAACAAGGCAGGAGCAGCGAAGATCGCCGGGACGCTGACGTCGTTCGCCGGCGTCATGCTCCTCACCCTCTACAAGGGCGTCTCACTGACGCACCACCAAGCTGGAGAAGCGAGCCCGGAGGATCACAGCCTCGGAGCAGCAGCAGCATCGCCGTCTGACAGGAAGAGCTGGACGCTGGGCACCCTGGCATTGCTCGCCAACTGCCTGTGCTTCTCCTTCTGGCTCCTGCTGCAGTCCAGGCTGACCAAGAAGTACCCGGCGCTCTACTCCAGCACGGCCTACATGTTCCTCATCAGCTCGATGCAGGGAGGGGCCCTCACGGCGGCCATTCAGAGGCGAGCGTCGGTGTGGCTTCTCACAAGGCCGATAGAGATCGTCACGGTCTTATATACA GGAATCATGGGGTCCGGAGTGGGCTACGTGCTGATGACGTGGTGCGTGGAGAAGCGAGGGCCGGTGTTCACGTCAGCCTTCATCCCTGTCATCCAGATCATGGTCGCCATGGTCGACTTCTTCTTTCTCCATGAGAATCTCTATCTCGGGAG TGTTCTGGGATCCATACTCTTGATCCTGGGCCTCTATATTCTGCTGTGGGGAAAGAAGAGGGATGCCTCATCATCAGCGGCTGCCAAGGAAGAGGAAGATGGAGAGAAAGaagatgaggaggaggaggacaaaGAGAAGCAAGTCAGATCATGA
- the LOC100191686 gene encoding Haloacid dehalogenase-like hydrolase domain-containing protein Sgpp, with product MESSGIGRVAPLEAVLFDIDGTMAISDPFHHRATSEMLLKVGYNNGVPITPEFGMANMAGRSNEQIGRFLFPDWDQRRLDAFFAEKEALFARYAAEGLREIAGLTPLCRWAAGRGLRRAAVTNAPRANAELMISILGLSDFFSLVVTAEECGRSKPYPDPYLRALDLLGVSPDHALVFEDSTTGVQAGIAAGMPVVAIAEESREDKLLAVGATLVIRDYEDPKLWAALDKLDTTRPQAAAAETNGKLTQL from the exons ATGGAAAG CAGTGGGATCGGCAGAGTGGCCCCACTGGAGGCCGTCCTCTTCGACATCGACGGCACCATGGCCATCTCCGACCCGTTCCACCACCGGGCCACCTCGGAGATGCTCCTCAAGGTGGGCTACAACAACGGCGTGCCCATCACGCCCGAGTTCGGCATGGCGAACATGGCCGGCCGGAGCAACGAGCAGATCGGCCGCTTCCTGTTCCCGGACTGGGACCAgcgccgcctcgacgccttcttcgccGAGAAGGAGGCGCTCTTCGCCAGGTACGCCGCCGAGGGGCTCCGGGAGATCGCCGGCCTCACGCCGCTCTGCCGCTGGGCCGCCGGCCGCGGGCTCAGGCGCGCCGCCGTCACCAACGCACCCAGGGCCAACGCCGAGCTCATGATCTCCATCCTCGGCCTCTCCGACTTTTTTTCCCTCGTCGTCACCGCCGAGGAGTGCGGCCGATCCAAGCCCTACCCTGACCCGTACCTCAGGGCGCTCGACCTGCTCGGCGTCTCGCCGGACCACGCGCTCGTGTTCGAGGACTCCACCACTGGCGTGCAGGCCGGCATTGCGGCAGGGATGCCGGTGGTTGCCATCGCCGAGGAAAGCAGAGAGGACAAGCTTCTCGCCGTCGGCGCAACGCTCGTCATCAGGGACTACGAAGACCCCAAGCTATGGGCGGCTTTGGACAAACTGGACACCACCAGGCCtcaagctgctgctgctgagaCCAATGGAAAACTCACACAACTGTAG
- the LOC100501625 gene encoding WAT1-related protein At3g30340-like isoform X1 codes for MWMISAGRMEQWAPTAAMVATNVVIAVMTALIKQALSLGMNRLVLITFRQMVATLFLGPIAYFKERRMRPKFTSEIFVYMFLSGILGPVLLQYTLFVGLDYTTATFAATFGNMLPVVTFLISLAFSTQLHQVRSTGGEEQVGERQDLRDAHLPRRRNDAHLLQGFSTDTNHHRRHVVSSIQRRRPHQATSRRARHGPVGAGLRLHAGQRRRLRAVAAPAAEVHPQVPGRVLGHGVHVAIQLRPGRGAGPVDPEDQPCRVGPQGDRGDRHGGVLWCSGVWHWVPAAHLLRGEERPRVHCRLQPARPDLRRRHRSLHPPRASLPRKRAGVSAGYSRALPCTVGQERGSCCCCCFGKASAGRGRTARESVIFFPLLFIKVQCARAGTNIIN; via the exons ATGTGGATGATCAGCGCAGGGCGCATGGAGCAGTGGGCGCCGACGGCGGCAATGGTGGCCACCAACGTCGTGATCGCCGTCATGACGGCGCTGATCAAGCAGGCACTGAGCCTGGGCATGAACAGGCTGGTCCTCATCACTTTCCGCCAGATGGTGGCCACACTGTTCCTTGGACCCATCGCCTACTTCAAGGAAAG GAGGATGAGACCGAAGTTCACTTCCGAGATCTTCGTGTACATGTTTCTCAGTGGAATTCTTGG GCCGGTGCTGCTTCAGTACACACTGTTTGTCGGATTGGATTACACGACGGCAACATTCGCTGCAACGTTCGGAAATATGCTTCCAGTGGTTACTTTCCTGATATCACTTGCTTTCAG TACCCAGCTTCACCAGGTTCGAAGCACTGGAGGTGAAGAGCAAGTCGGGGAGCGCCAAGATCTCAGGGACGCTCATCTCCCTCGGCGGCGCAATGATGCTCACCTTCTACAAGGGTTCAGCACTGACACAAACCACCACCGCCGCCACGTCGTCTCCAGCATCCAGCGGCGGCGGCCACATCAGGCAACAAGCCGGAGAGCACGGCACGGTCCGGTGGGTGCTGGGCTCCGTCTCCATGCTGGCCAACGTCGTCGGCTTCGCGCTGTGGCTGCTCCTGCAGCGGAAGTTCACCCGCAAGTACCCGGCCGTGTACTCGGCCACGGCGTTCATGTCGCTATTCAGCTTCGTCCAGGCCGGGGCGCTGGCCCTGTCGATCCAGAGGACCAGCCTTGCCGTGTGGGCCCTCAGGGGGACCGTGGAGATCGCCACGGTGGTGTACTGT GGTGTAGTGGCGTCTGGCATTGGGTACCTGCTGCTCACCTACTGCGTGGAGAAGAGAGGCCCCGTGTTCACTGCCGCCTTCAGCCCGCTCGCCCAGATCTTCGTCGCCGGCATCGATCTCTTCATCCTCCACGAGCCTCTCTACCTCGGAAG CGTGCTGGGGTCAGTGCTGGTTATTCTCGGGCTCTACCTTGTACTGTGGGGCAAGAGAGAggaagctgctgctgctgctgcttcggCAAAGCCAGTGCAGGCCGAGGTAGAACAGCAAGAGAAAGTGTGATTTTTTTCCCTTTATTGTTCATCAAAGTACAGTGTGCCAGAGCAGGAACGAACATAATTAACTAG
- the LOC100282116 gene encoding Haloacid dehalogenase-like hydrolase domain-containing protein Sgpp, translating to MAATAPNGNPTVSSLAATVPVQAVLFDIDGTLCDSDPLHHVAFQEMLLEIGYNNGVPIDEEFFIKNIAGRSDVEAAQNLFPDWELEKGLKFLEDKEAKYRSLAKERLVPVKGLAKVVQWVKDHGYKRAAVTNAPRINAELMISLLGLSDFFQAVIVGGECEQPKPAPYPYLRALKELQVSAEHSFVFEDSPAGIRAGVAAGMPVVGVATRNPEKSLVEAGAALLVKDYEDPKLWAALEEMDGEEAKLKKASE from the exons ATGGCGGCTACCGCCCCCAACGGCAATCCCACTGTCAG CTCCCTCGCGGCAACCGTTCCGGTCCAGGCGGTTCTGTTCGACATCGACGGGACCCTGTGCGACTCGGATCCCCTCCACCACGTCGCTTTCCAAGAGATGCTTCTCGAG ATCGGGTACAACAATGGCGTGCCGATAGACGAGGAGTTCTTCATCAAGAACATCGCTGGGAGGAGTGACGTCGAAGCTGCCCAGAACCTGTTCCCGGACTGGGAGCTTGAGAAGGGGCTCAAATTCCTAGAGGACAAGGAAGCCAAATACAGGAG TCTGGCAAAAGAGCGCTTGGTGCCTGTGAAAGGCCTCGCGAAGGTGGTCCAGTGGGTGAAAGACCACGGGTACAAGCGCGCGGCGGTGACCAACGCCCCCAGGATCAACGCGGAGCTGATGATCTCGCTCCTGGGCCTCTCGGACTTCTTCCAGGCCGTCATCGTCGGAGGCGAGTGCGAGCAGCCAAAGCCCGCGCCGTACCCTTACCTCAGGGCCCTCAAGGAGCTCCAGGTGTCCGCAGAGCACAGCTTCGTCTTCGAG GATTCTCCTGCTGGTATCCGGGCTGGCGTCGCGGCGGGGATGCCTGTCGTCGGTGTGGCGACGAGGAACCCGGAGAAGTCCTTGGTGGAAGCAGGAGCCGCGTTGCTCGTCAAGGACTACGAAGATCCTAAGCTCTGGGCAGCGCTTGAGGAGATGGACGGAGAGGAAGCTAAGCTGAAGAAGGCCAGCGAATGA
- the LOC100279266 gene encoding Cell division control protein 48 homolog C produces the protein MAKRPRHAGNGPGRSQLVPFEWKLHRLILNGGLAGPGASAEDVADALRVHHPEFRRQKQGPFVASVRRALTSIPIPSPSSSDSSDDGSSASRRRGHHDAHATTSSSTSVSDAAARPSPPAPAYDVTKSMLRSQYAAQTPKRSQQLEIEVAAEKPRRLITADGGGGGDAKPEAAPASEGFGRGDKGPRFADLGGMEAVIEELMMEVVVPMCHPEIPHRLGVRPVAGLLLHGPPGCGKTTLAHAIANETGVPFYKISAPEVVSGVSGASEENIRGLFQKAYRTAPSIVFIDEIDAIASKRENLQREMERRIVTQLMTCMDQFHQNIGSGSSNLEAESSEKKPGYVIVIGATNRPDAVDQALRRPGRFDREISLGVPDENARKQILKMLTQHLRLEGEFDLFKIARATPGFVGADLKALVDKAGNLAMKRIIDERRARCCIEQDGSSKHDWWRQPWDESEVDELHITMNDFEEAAKMVQPSLRREGFSSVPGVTWDDVGGLDSLRKEFDRCIIRCIKHPEDYEVFGVNMQAGFLLFGPPGCGKTLIAKAVAHEAGANFIHIKGPELLNKYVGESESEVRKIFTRARTNSPCILFFDEVDALTTKRGKEGGWVVERLLNQLLIELDGADQRQGVYVIGATNRIDVIDDAVLRPGRFGKKHYVPLPGADERVSILKAHARSKPISTDVDLDALGRRAECNNLTGADLASLVNEAAMAALEERLEFRDKGTSSLSSSSLIEMPHFERALSKIKPSVSEQQIKNYEALSMRYSSN, from the exons ATGGCGAAGCGCCCGCGCCACGCCGGAAACGGCCCCGGACGATCTCAGCTGGTGCCTTTCGAGTGGAAGCTCCACCGCCTCATACTCAACGGCGGCTTGGCCGGTCCCGGCGCCTCCGCCGAAGACGTCGCCGACGCCCTCCGCGTCCACCACCCGGAGTTCCGCCGCCAGAAGCAAGGCCCCTTCGTCGCCTCCGTCCGCCGCGCTCTCACCTCCATCCCCATCCCCTCCCCATCCTCCtctgactcctccgacgacggctCCTCCGCCTCCCGCCGCCGCGGCCACCACGACGCCCACGCCaccacctcctcctccacctccgtcTCTGACGCCGCTGCCCGACCGTCGCCACCAGCCCCCGCCTACGACGTCACCAAGTCCATGCTCCGCTCCCAGTACGCCGCGCAGACGCCCAAGCGGAGCCAGCAGCTGGAGATCGAGGTCGCGGCGGAGAAACCGCGCCGCCTCATCAcggccgacggcggcggcggaggcgatGCCAAGCCGGAGGCCGCCCCGGCTTCTGAAGGGTTCGGCAGAGGGGACAAGGGGCCCAGGTTCGCCGACCTCGGCGGGATGGAGGCGGTGATCGAGGAACTCATGATGGAGGTGGTCGTGCCCATGTGCCATCCGGAGATACCGCATCGCCTTGGCGTTAGGCCTGTCGCGGGGCTGCTGCTGCACGGGCCGCCCGGCTGCGGAAAGACCACCCTTGCCCATGCCATTGCTAATGAGACTGGCGTGCCGTTCTATAAGATCTCCGCACCGGAAGTCGTATCTGGGGTGTCTG GAGCATCTGAGGAAAACATCAGGGGCTTGTTTCAGAAGGCCTATCGGACTGCCCCCTCGATTGTATTTATTGATGAGATAGATGCGATTGCATCCAAGAGGGAGAATCTACAACGAGAGATGGAACGGCGGATAGTTACTCAATTAATGACATGCATGGATCAATTCCACCAGAATATTGGATCGGGAAGTAGCAATTTGGAAGCTGAATCATCTGAAAAGAAACCTGGTTATGTTATTGTCATTGGAGCCACAAATAGGCCTGATGCTGTGGACCAAGCTCTGCGAAGGCCAGGCAGGTTTGACCGAGAGATATCACTTGGTGTTCCAGATGAGAATGCACGGAAACAAATACTGAAGATGCTTACTCAGCATCTCCGACTTGAAGGCGAATTTGACTTGTTCAAGATAGCTAGGGCAACACCAGGGTTTGTTGGTGCTGACTTGAAAGCATTAGTGGATAAAGCAGGAAATCTAGCAATGAAGAGAATAATTGATGAAAGAAGGGCTCGGTGTTGCATTGAGCAGGACGGTAGTAGCAAGCATGACTGGTGGAGACAACCTTGGGATGAAAGTGAGGTGGACGAACTACATATTACCATGAATGACTTTGAG GAAGCAGCAAAAATGGTTCAGCCATCTTTGAGAAGAGAAGGGTTTTCTTCTGTCCCTGGTGTCACATGGGATGATGTTGGAGGTCTTGATTCATTAAGAAAAGAGTTCGACCGCTGCATTATCCGTTGTATCAAGCACCCCGAAGACTATGAG GTATTTGGAGTGAATATGCAAGCTGGCTTCCTGCTGTTTGGACCTCCTGGTTGCGGGAAAACACTAATAGCAAAAGCAGTGGCACATGAGGCAGGGGCTAACTTTATTCACATCAAG GGGCCTGAGCTATTGAACAAGTATGTTGGGGAGAGTGAATCGGAAGTTAGGAAAATATTCACTCGTGCACGGACTAACTCCCCATGCATCCTGTTTTTTGATGAG GTTGATGCTTTGACAACAAAAAGAGGGAAAGAGGGAGGATGGGTTGTTGAACGTCTCTTAAATCAG TTACTTATAGAACTTGATGGTGCTGATCAAAGACAAGGTGTCTATGTGATAGGAGCTACAAACAG GATTGATGTGATAGATGATGCTGTTTTACGTCCCGGTAGATTTGGAAAGAAACATTATGTACCTTTACCTGGTGCAGACGAGAGAGTTTCAATATTAAAGGCACATGCTCGTAGCAAGCCCATCTCGACTGATGTTGATTTGGATGCACTTGGTCGTCGTGCTGAGTGCAACAATCTCACTGGTGCCGACCTAGCATCACTG GTCAATGAAGCAGCCATGGCAGCACTGGAAGAGAGACTGGAATTCCGTGACAAGGGGACATCCTCACTGAGTTCGTCTAGCTTGATTGAGATGCCGCACTTCGAACGTGCTCTATCGAAGATCAAGCCATCAGTATCTGAACAG CAAATCAAGAATTATGAGGCGTTGTCAATGAGATACTCGTCAAACTGA
- the LOC100501625 gene encoding WAT1-related protein At3g30340-like → MWMISAGRMEQWAPTAAMVATNVVIAVMTALIKQALSLGMNRLVLITFRQMVATLFLGPIAYFKERRMRPKFTSEIFVYMFLSGILGPVLLQYTLFVGLDYTTATFAATFGNMLPVVTFLISLAFRFEALEVKSKSGSAKISGTLISLGGAMMLTFYKGSALTQTTTAATSSPASSGGGHIRQQAGEHGTVRWVLGSVSMLANVVGFALWLLLQRKFTRKYPAVYSATAFMSLFSFVQAGALALSIQRTSLAVWALRGTVEIATVVYCGVVASGIGYLLLTYCVEKRGPVFTAAFSPLAQIFVAGIDLFILHEPLYLGSVLGSVLVILGLYLVLWGKREEAAAAAASAKPVQAEVEQQEKV, encoded by the exons ATGTGGATGATCAGCGCAGGGCGCATGGAGCAGTGGGCGCCGACGGCGGCAATGGTGGCCACCAACGTCGTGATCGCCGTCATGACGGCGCTGATCAAGCAGGCACTGAGCCTGGGCATGAACAGGCTGGTCCTCATCACTTTCCGCCAGATGGTGGCCACACTGTTCCTTGGACCCATCGCCTACTTCAAGGAAAG GAGGATGAGACCGAAGTTCACTTCCGAGATCTTCGTGTACATGTTTCTCAGTGGAATTCTTGG GCCGGTGCTGCTTCAGTACACACTGTTTGTCGGATTGGATTACACGACGGCAACATTCGCTGCAACGTTCGGAAATATGCTTCCAGTGGTTACTTTCCTGATATCACTTGCTTTCAG GTTCGAAGCACTGGAGGTGAAGAGCAAGTCGGGGAGCGCCAAGATCTCAGGGACGCTCATCTCCCTCGGCGGCGCAATGATGCTCACCTTCTACAAGGGTTCAGCACTGACACAAACCACCACCGCCGCCACGTCGTCTCCAGCATCCAGCGGCGGCGGCCACATCAGGCAACAAGCCGGAGAGCACGGCACGGTCCGGTGGGTGCTGGGCTCCGTCTCCATGCTGGCCAACGTCGTCGGCTTCGCGCTGTGGCTGCTCCTGCAGCGGAAGTTCACCCGCAAGTACCCGGCCGTGTACTCGGCCACGGCGTTCATGTCGCTATTCAGCTTCGTCCAGGCCGGGGCGCTGGCCCTGTCGATCCAGAGGACCAGCCTTGCCGTGTGGGCCCTCAGGGGGACCGTGGAGATCGCCACGGTGGTGTACTGT GGTGTAGTGGCGTCTGGCATTGGGTACCTGCTGCTCACCTACTGCGTGGAGAAGAGAGGCCCCGTGTTCACTGCCGCCTTCAGCCCGCTCGCCCAGATCTTCGTCGCCGGCATCGATCTCTTCATCCTCCACGAGCCTCTCTACCTCGGAAG CGTGCTGGGGTCAGTGCTGGTTATTCTCGGGCTCTACCTTGTACTGTGGGGCAAGAGAGAggaagctgctgctgctgctgcttcggCAAAGCCAGTGCAGGCCGAGGTAGAACAGCAAGAGAAAGTGTGA